One Sus scrofa isolate TJ Tabasco breed Duroc chromosome 1, Sscrofa11.1, whole genome shotgun sequence DNA segment encodes these proteins:
- the ARPC5L gene encoding actin-related protein 2/3 complex subunit 5-like protein encodes MARNTLSSRFRRVDIDEFDENKFVDEQEEAAAAAAEPGPDPSEVDGLLRQGDMLRAFHAALRNSPVNTKNQAVKERAQGVVLKVLTNFKSSEIEQAVQSLDRNGIDLLMKYIYKGFEKPTENSSAVLLQWHEKALAVGGLGSIIRVLTARKTV; translated from the exons ATGGCCCGGAACACATTGTCCTCGCGCTTCCGTCGAGTGGACATCGATGAATTTGATGAGAACAAATTCGTGGACGAgcaggaggaggcggcggcggcggcggccgagcCAGGCCCGGACCCTAGCGAAGTGGACGGGCTCCTGCGGCA AGGGGACATGCTTCGGGCATTTCACGCAGCCTTACGGAACTCCCCCGTCAACACCAAGAATCAAGCTGTGAAG GAACGGGCCCAGGGTGTGGTGCTGAAAGTGCTTACAAATTTTAAGAGCAGCGAAATTGAGCAGGCTGTGCAGTCACTGGACAGAAATGGCATCGACTTGCTAATGAAGTACATTTATAAAGGGTTTGAGAAGCCCACAGAAAACAGCAGCGCAGTGTTACTCCAGTGGCATGAAAAG GCATTAGCAGTAGGAGGACTAGGCTCCATTATAAGAGTTCTTACAGCAAGAAAgactgtttaa